The Nostoc commune NIES-4072 genome includes a window with the following:
- a CDS encoding ParB/RepB/Spo0J family partition protein → MSIKRDKPYGRRLKGLEALIGESVDTLPCGQFVTIEKIQLSVQQPRRYFDPKKLEQLVQSVKEHGILEPLLVRYLSDDKYELVAGERRYRAASLAGLTEVPVIARSLNDQEALQLSLVENLQRDDLNPIEETEGILELIALQLDKKVPEVISLLYKMQNILAGKVTDNVISNSHAEDVKMIFTGLGLMEWESFTANRLPLLRLPDEILEVLRQGKIEYTKAKVIAKLKEKTERIALLEEAILQNLSLNEIRERLKTRKSSTEEKELEKQIDSTYKKMKKSKLWDNPKKRKKLELLFAQIEILINEDD, encoded by the coding sequence ATGAGTATAAAGCGTGATAAGCCTTATGGTCGCCGTCTTAAGGGATTAGAAGCTTTGATTGGCGAGTCTGTAGACACTCTTCCCTGTGGACAGTTTGTCACTATCGAAAAAATTCAACTCTCTGTTCAGCAGCCTCGCCGTTATTTTGATCCAAAAAAGCTAGAGCAGTTAGTACAGTCGGTTAAAGAACATGGCATCTTAGAACCATTGTTAGTCCGTTACTTATCTGATGATAAATATGAGTTGGTAGCCGGAGAGAGGCGTTACAGAGCAGCTAGTTTAGCAGGATTAACTGAAGTACCTGTAATTGCACGTTCGTTAAATGATCAGGAAGCCCTGCAACTGTCATTGGTAGAAAATTTACAGCGAGACGATCTCAATCCTATTGAAGAAACAGAAGGTATTTTAGAACTTATAGCACTTCAACTAGATAAGAAAGTGCCAGAAGTTATATCTTTACTTTATAAAATGCAAAATATTTTGGCGGGAAAAGTTACTGATAACGTTATCAGTAATTCTCATGCAGAGGATGTAAAAATGATTTTTACAGGCTTGGGGCTTATGGAATGGGAGTCGTTCACTGCTAACAGACTTCCTCTCTTGCGGTTGCCTGATGAAATTTTAGAAGTTCTACGCCAAGGAAAAATTGAATACACAAAAGCTAAAGTAATCGCTAAGTTGAAAGAAAAGACAGAACGTATTGCTTTATTGGAAGAGGCGATATTACAAAATTTATCATTAAATGAAATTCGAGAACGGTTGAAAACCCGTAAGTCGTCAACAGAAGAGAAGGAATTAGAGAAGCAAATAGATTCTACCTATAAGAAAATGAAAAAATCAAAGCTATGGGATAATCCCAAAAAGCGCAAGAAGCTTGAATTATTGTTTGCTCAAATAGAGATTTTAATTAACGAGGATGATTAA
- a CDS encoding ParA family protein produces the protein MSLIICLFNQAGGVGKSTLAINLGYHLAQLKPAKTKHHYRVLLIDIDPQASLTNFMGIAPESQEKTIYNAVIDQEALPILKEIHGMDFVPSSQDLTSAELELVVADMRDLRLKYALEPVSEQYDFILIDCPPSLGILTYISLVASTHVLVPIQTQYKAFLGTELLLNTVTRVKSLPNRKLKIAGFIPTMFDSRNSQDERTLLAIQEQLSQVGIVYDPIPRSTAFADAAEENVPLAIFNPKHPALSILKKIVKGLEKLL, from the coding sequence GTGAGCCTTATTATTTGTTTATTTAATCAAGCTGGTGGAGTTGGGAAATCCACTCTAGCGATTAATCTTGGTTATCACTTAGCACAATTAAAGCCTGCTAAAACCAAGCATCACTACCGAGTTCTTTTAATTGATATAGATCCTCAAGCTTCACTTACTAACTTTATGGGAATTGCGCCTGAATCCCAAGAAAAAACCATTTATAATGCAGTGATTGATCAGGAAGCACTACCAATTCTTAAAGAAATTCATGGGATGGATTTTGTTCCGTCATCTCAGGATCTGACTTCAGCTGAATTAGAGTTAGTAGTAGCAGATATGCGTGATTTACGTCTTAAATATGCTTTGGAACCTGTAAGCGAACAGTATGATTTTATTTTGATTGACTGCCCCCCTAGTTTAGGCATTCTTACTTATATCAGTTTAGTGGCATCAACTCACGTTTTAGTGCCGATCCAGACGCAATACAAGGCATTCTTGGGGACAGAATTACTCTTAAATACAGTAACACGCGTTAAGTCTCTTCCAAATCGAAAGTTAAAAATTGCTGGGTTTATCCCAACGATGTTTGATTCACGTAATAGCCAAGATGAACGAACACTATTAGCTATTCAAGAACAACTGTCACAGGTTGGGATAGTCTATGACCCAATTCCTCGATCTACTGCTTTTGCTGATGCTGCTGAAGAAAATGTTCCTCTGGCAATCTTTAATCCTAAGCATCCAGCTTTATCAATCCTAAAAAAAATTGTTAAAGGGCTGGAGAAATTATTATGA
- the recD2 gene encoding SF1B family DNA helicase RecD2 → MSTPPNLSPQQVSAFPQHETITGVVERLTFYSAESGYTVARLTRPRSTELTTIVGSFANIQPGQTLQLTGFWRDHPQFGPQFQVINYQETKPATLTGIEKYLGSGLIKGVGSVTAKRIVAHFGLETLDIIENQIERLIEVQGIAKKRITLIKNAWSTQKAIKEVMVFLQGHGVSTTYAVKIYKQYKDEAIATVTKNPYQLAADIYGIGFLTADKIARNIGIAPDSEFRYRAGIIHCLSEAAEDGHCYLPQSELIESVIKLLATESHQPTEEAVAIIIKDMALAEDLIRERDEEKTLLCYKPTYFHTEQNLAQLIRQRLEKPVGTDIERVRDWIERFTASRKIQLSEQQRQAVETAAYSKIMILTGGPGVGKTFTTHTIVSLWKAMGKSIALAAPTGRAAQRLGEMTGLDAKTIHRLLEFDPRSRGFKRDSENPLPHTAIIADEASMLDLFLAYSLVKAVLAGALLLLVGDIDQLPSVGPGQILADLINSGCVPVVRLTQVFRQAQTSAIITAAHQINRGIYPTIEPISDNPVSDCIWHGGGHQPEHGVQAICELITDLIPRLGFNPATDVQVLCPMTRGVIGTRNLNTVLQQLINPPSPSKVEINRGGNLLREGDRIIQLTNDYNREVFNGDLGIILAIDTVEQEVTVQYGERTVVYDYADLNEIALAWSISIHKSQGSEYPVIVLPIYMQHYMMLTRNLFYTGITRAKKLAIVVGAKKAISLAVRSTDDQQRYTRLKQRLLQAGLH, encoded by the coding sequence ATGTCCACTCCACCGAATCTTTCCCCTCAACAAGTAAGCGCCTTTCCTCAACACGAAACAATCACCGGAGTCGTAGAACGTTTAACTTTTTACTCTGCTGAATCGGGTTACACTGTGGCAAGGCTGACCCGTCCCCGTAGCACCGAACTGACAACAATTGTCGGCAGCTTTGCTAACATCCAGCCAGGGCAGACTTTACAACTAACTGGTTTCTGGCGTGACCATCCACAATTTGGGCCACAGTTCCAAGTCATCAATTATCAAGAAACCAAACCAGCCACTCTTACCGGAATTGAGAAATATTTAGGCAGTGGACTCATAAAAGGTGTTGGGTCAGTAACAGCCAAACGCATCGTAGCTCACTTTGGACTTGAAACGCTCGACATTATCGAAAACCAGATTGAACGACTGATTGAAGTCCAGGGTATTGCCAAAAAGCGGATCACTCTCATCAAAAACGCTTGGTCAACTCAAAAAGCGATCAAAGAAGTTATGGTGTTTCTCCAGGGGCATGGTGTTTCTACCACTTATGCTGTGAAGATTTACAAGCAATATAAGGATGAAGCGATCGCTACTGTTACCAAAAACCCCTACCAGCTAGCAGCCGATATCTACGGTATTGGCTTTCTGACTGCTGACAAGATTGCGAGAAATATCGGAATTGCCCCTGACTCAGAATTTCGTTACCGTGCGGGGATTATCCACTGTTTAAGTGAAGCCGCCGAAGATGGTCACTGTTACCTGCCACAAAGTGAACTGATTGAATCGGTAATCAAACTGCTGGCTACCGAATCTCATCAGCCCACAGAAGAAGCGGTTGCGATCATTATTAAAGATATGGCTCTCGCAGAGGACTTGATTAGAGAGCGGGATGAAGAGAAAACACTACTTTGCTACAAGCCGACTTACTTTCATACGGAACAGAATTTAGCTCAACTGATACGCCAACGCTTGGAAAAACCTGTTGGCACTGACATTGAGCGTGTGCGTGATTGGATTGAGCGCTTTACTGCTAGCCGGAAAATTCAGCTTTCAGAACAGCAACGCCAAGCTGTAGAAACAGCAGCCTACTCCAAAATCATGATTTTGACTGGTGGCCCTGGCGTTGGAAAGACCTTCACAACTCACACCATTGTCAGCCTGTGGAAAGCAATGGGTAAATCTATTGCGTTGGCTGCACCCACTGGACGGGCTGCTCAACGTTTAGGTGAAATGACTGGGCTGGACGCTAAAACTATTCATCGCTTGTTAGAATTTGACCCCCGCTCAAGGGGTTTCAAGCGCGATAGCGAAAATCCTTTGCCCCACACGGCAATTATCGCTGACGAAGCTTCGATGCTTGATTTGTTTCTGGCTTACTCCTTGGTTAAAGCAGTATTGGCTGGCGCTCTACTATTGTTGGTGGGTGACATTGACCAGCTACCATCTGTGGGCCCAGGTCAAATACTTGCTGATTTGATTAATTCTGGTTGCGTGCCAGTAGTGCGGTTAACTCAGGTATTCCGCCAAGCTCAAACAAGTGCAATTATCACTGCTGCTCATCAGATTAATCGAGGAATTTATCCCACGATTGAACCGATTTCTGACAATCCTGTGTCCGATTGTATTTGGCACGGCGGCGGACATCAGCCCGAACATGGTGTACAGGCAATCTGCGAGTTGATTACCGATTTGATTCCCCGCTTAGGTTTTAATCCTGCCACTGATGTGCAAGTGCTTTGCCCGATGACACGGGGAGTAATCGGGACTCGTAACCTGAACACAGTATTGCAGCAGTTGATCAACCCACCCAGCCCGAGCAAGGTGGAGATTAACAGAGGTGGGAATTTGTTGCGCGAGGGCGATCGCATCATCCAGTTGACCAACGACTACAACCGAGAAGTCTTCAACGGCGACTTAGGAATTATCCTCGCTATTGATACTGTCGAGCAGGAAGTTACAGTGCAATATGGTGAGCGGACTGTGGTTTACGATTACGCTGACCTGAATGAAATTGCCCTTGCCTGGAGCATTTCGATTCATAAAAGCCAAGGCTCAGAATATCCGGTGATAGTTCTGCCAATCTATATGCAGCACTATATGATGTTGACCCGGAACCTGTTTTACACTGGTATAACTCGTGCCAAGAAATTAGCGATCGTAGTTGGCGCAAAAAAAGCGATATCTCTGGCAGTGCGCTCTACCGACGACCAACAGCGCTACACAAGGTTAAAGCAGAGGTTACTTCAGGCAGGACTGCATTGA
- a CDS encoding DUF1392 domain-containing protein, translating to MINQITALESCWHISPGWGKTMPPLAVKMLEKVLLPISDLSGYCCGVEWSGQEWIYAIVCQNETLYLAEQEFHTTNVLKKSTVSTPAFRLGDIVEVDFGERPTRRIIQGIFSLKENWLYGVEWRSPTLEEVSAQSRTIWLADVDLVNVSV from the coding sequence ATGATTAACCAAATTACCGCCTTAGAATCCTGTTGGCATATTTCTCCTGGGTGGGGTAAGACCATGCCTCCATTAGCAGTGAAAATGTTAGAAAAAGTTTTGTTGCCAATCTCAGACTTGTCAGGTTATTGCTGTGGTGTTGAGTGGTCAGGACAAGAATGGATTTATGCAATTGTTTGCCAGAATGAAACTCTCTACTTAGCTGAACAAGAATTTCATACAACAAATGTACTAAAAAAGTCCACTGTTTCTACTCCAGCTTTTAGATTGGGGGACATAGTTGAGGTTGATTTTGGTGAACGGCCAACACGCCGAATTATTCAAGGAATTTTTAGTCTCAAAGAGAATTGGCTTTATGGGGTAGAGTGGCGCTCTCCAACTTTAGAAGAAGTGTCTGCCCAAAGCAGAACAATATGGCTTGCTGATGTTGATTTAGTTAATGTTAGTGTATAA
- a CDS encoding DUF2811 domain-containing protein: MNSTQNIFTTLPETLHQSLNTYLEKHPDWDEHRLITAAISLFLLQNADGDRGVSQVYLETLFRRG, translated from the coding sequence ATGAACTCAACCCAAAATATCTTTACTACTCTTCCCGAAACGCTACATCAATCTCTTAATACCTACTTAGAAAAACATCCTGATTGGGATGAACATCGTCTTATTACCGCAGCTATCTCCCTGTTTCTGCTGCAAAATGCTGATGGGGATCGCGGTGTTTCCCAAGTTTATCTCGAAACTCTGTTTCGTCGTGGCTAA
- a CDS encoding strawberry notch family protein codes for MVQQLFTQGSLFDLQTVIDYGQSVINVAQELAKVLIDNRPLSTKTVSSQMNRYFLGTAASGAWQWKDAYEAVEVAQILYLRHLGIKILSQQPQVVVQQLEELTALCPTHTRRSEESVQLQQFSTPLPLSFLVAKAGFIQATDLILEPSAGTGLLAQMAKLHSASLMLNELAPDRSKILRRLFPGTPLFSVNAEQINDYLVGKTQPSVVLMNPPFSASPKINSRNPDATKSHINSALQRLADGGRLVTITANWFSPANPSWRETFVKWQDFARVLLSVGINGKVYSKHGTQIDTRITVIDKVPADSNEIPCITETLDLPEILALIEQLPQRSSWERSDIKAAARAKVVQLPKRTTVAQPETVSFLPDDIVVLEYEVIEWSATEGLKDTLYETYRPQRIRIKDALPHPSLLCESAALALVSPPPPTYKPHLPRNIVSQGLLSEAQLESVIYAGQAHGEFLSGSYIVDDSWDNVTVAATGEENAIKFRRGWFLGDGTGAGKGRQCAGIILDNWCQERRKAIWVSKSSALIEDARRDWCALGGTERDIIDLSNIKLGDPIPFTQGILFCTYSTLRSLHNGKSRLKQIVEWAGKDFEGAIAYDECHAMGNAMAQEGKLGMVAASQQGIVGLRLQNALPSARVIYVSATGATKVSNLSYANRLGLWQTGDFPFTSREDFVESIEGGGIAAMEVVARDLKALGLYLARSLSFEGVEYQTLEIELTPTQERSYNSYSDAFGVIHHNLDKALEACNISGDKTYNRAAKMSAVSQFESHKQRFFNHLLTGMKCPQLIKAIEQDLAQGLAIVIQIVSTNEELLKRRLDEVPASEWKDLNLDLTPREYVMDYLMSAFPIHLHSIHSGVDGEERSEPVFDADGSPVISIEAVALRDALVDKLASLDPIPGALEQLLWHFGNKQVAEVTGRSKRVLKDESGRLFVDSRGSGANIAETAAFMADEKQILIFSDAGGTGRSYHADLNAVNRRRRSHYLLEAGWRADNAIQGLGRSHRTNQASAPVFRPVTTNVIGERRFISTIARRLDSLGALTRGQRQTGGNGIFEAKDNLESNYAEHALYELFRQIYQGRFYEVPLGKFEQMTGLSLTSNEGGMKIDLPPLRQFLNRLLALRIDMQNVIFERFELLLSQQIEAAIAAGVYEMGVETLRAERFTIESQEAVYTHPATGSVTNYLKIERVQKNNIKTDIEMVEFAAKYQGQFMVNEKGRAAITIPTHSLFDSEGGIVPRVLLIRPQKETRLPIQDLESSTWGQVSIDAFTAAWSTEVDELPKFTTDYLHLVTGILLPIWKILPQQNSRVFRLQTSDGQKILGRVVNANDIKSVAEQLGLKDKLLSPQELVSLVLNEGYSQQLPGGVTLRRSFIAGEPRIELVNAISLAERLLAVGCFTEIINWQKRVFIPVSDKAPAILAAVIEILG; via the coding sequence ATGGTACAGCAACTTTTCACTCAAGGTTCTTTATTCGATTTGCAAACAGTAATCGATTATGGGCAGTCAGTTATTAATGTTGCCCAAGAGCTTGCAAAAGTTTTAATAGATAATCGCCCTCTCTCTACGAAAACTGTTTCTTCCCAGATGAATCGCTACTTTCTAGGCACTGCCGCGTCTGGTGCATGGCAGTGGAAAGACGCTTACGAAGCTGTGGAAGTAGCGCAAATATTATATCTGCGTCATCTGGGAATTAAGATTTTATCACAACAACCTCAAGTGGTTGTGCAACAATTAGAAGAATTAACAGCCCTTTGTCCGACGCATACTCGCCGTAGTGAAGAATCAGTACAGCTTCAGCAATTCTCCACCCCTCTGCCGCTATCATTTCTGGTAGCCAAAGCAGGATTTATACAAGCTACTGATTTGATTCTGGAGCCAAGTGCCGGAACTGGTCTATTGGCACAAATGGCTAAATTGCACAGTGCAAGTCTGATGCTCAACGAGCTTGCACCCGATAGAAGTAAGATTCTGCGTCGGTTGTTTCCAGGTACACCGCTATTCTCAGTAAACGCGGAACAGATTAACGACTATCTGGTTGGCAAGACTCAGCCCTCAGTTGTGCTGATGAATCCACCTTTCTCTGCATCTCCCAAAATCAACAGTCGCAACCCCGACGCAACTAAGAGCCACATCAACTCGGCATTGCAAAGACTGGCTGACGGTGGACGGCTGGTAACAATCACAGCCAACTGGTTTTCTCCGGCTAACCCAAGCTGGCGAGAGACTTTTGTTAAGTGGCAGGATTTTGCGCGAGTTCTACTATCTGTTGGGATTAACGGCAAGGTGTACTCAAAGCATGGTACACAAATCGACACTCGGATTACAGTGATCGACAAAGTTCCGGCTGACTCCAACGAAATCCCTTGTATTACTGAAACTTTGGATCTGCCTGAAATACTGGCGTTGATTGAGCAATTGCCACAGAGGTCTTCGTGGGAACGCTCAGATATCAAAGCTGCTGCGAGAGCAAAAGTTGTTCAATTGCCAAAACGTACTACAGTTGCACAACCAGAAACTGTTTCCTTTCTTCCAGACGACATAGTAGTGTTGGAGTATGAGGTTATCGAATGGTCTGCTACAGAAGGACTCAAAGATACTTTATATGAAACCTATCGCCCACAACGAATCAGAATTAAAGATGCTTTACCTCATCCCTCGCTACTCTGTGAGAGTGCAGCCCTAGCGCTTGTCTCGCCACCACCACCCACTTACAAACCGCATCTCCCGCGAAACATTGTCTCACAAGGATTGTTATCTGAAGCACAACTCGAAAGCGTTATTTACGCAGGTCAGGCGCACGGTGAATTTCTTTCTGGGTCTTATATTGTCGATGATTCATGGGATAATGTGACTGTAGCGGCAACTGGCGAAGAAAATGCCATAAAATTTCGTCGTGGCTGGTTCTTAGGCGATGGGACAGGCGCGGGGAAAGGAAGACAATGTGCAGGAATCATCCTCGACAACTGGTGTCAGGAACGAAGAAAAGCAATCTGGGTATCCAAAAGTTCTGCCTTAATTGAAGATGCCCGTAGAGATTGGTGTGCGCTGGGTGGTACTGAGCGCGACATCATCGACCTGAGCAACATTAAGCTTGGCGATCCAATACCCTTCACCCAAGGCATTCTGTTCTGCACGTACTCAACTCTACGTTCTCTTCATAACGGTAAAAGTCGGCTCAAGCAAATTGTTGAATGGGCAGGTAAGGATTTTGAGGGAGCGATCGCCTATGACGAGTGCCACGCGATGGGTAACGCAATGGCTCAAGAGGGCAAACTTGGCATGGTTGCAGCATCCCAGCAAGGCATTGTTGGGCTGAGGTTGCAAAACGCACTGCCCTCAGCACGGGTTATCTACGTTTCTGCTACTGGTGCAACTAAAGTCTCGAATCTCTCATACGCCAATCGTCTGGGACTTTGGCAGACTGGAGATTTCCCATTTACCTCCCGTGAGGATTTTGTGGAATCCATTGAGGGCGGTGGTATCGCCGCGATGGAAGTCGTAGCCAGGGATCTCAAGGCTTTGGGACTATATCTGGCGCGGAGTCTCTCGTTTGAGGGGGTGGAGTATCAGACTCTAGAAATTGAGTTAACGCCCACGCAGGAACGGAGTTATAACAGCTACTCCGATGCTTTTGGTGTTATTCACCATAATTTAGATAAAGCCCTGGAAGCTTGTAATATCTCTGGTGACAAGACTTACAACCGTGCTGCGAAGATGAGCGCAGTGTCTCAGTTCGAGTCGCATAAGCAAAGATTCTTCAATCATCTGTTGACTGGCATGAAATGTCCGCAGTTAATTAAAGCGATTGAGCAGGATCTAGCCCAAGGTCTTGCAATTGTCATTCAAATAGTTTCGACTAATGAAGAACTTTTGAAACGACGACTTGATGAAGTTCCTGCTTCCGAATGGAAGGATCTCAATCTTGACCTAACTCCACGCGAATATGTGATGGACTACTTGATGAGTGCTTTCCCCATTCATCTTCATTCCATCCATTCTGGCGTTGATGGAGAAGAAAGATCCGAGCCAGTCTTTGATGCCGATGGCTCTCCAGTTATTTCTATTGAAGCCGTAGCTTTGAGAGATGCCTTAGTCGATAAGTTAGCAAGTCTTGACCCAATCCCTGGTGCATTAGAACAATTGCTGTGGCACTTCGGTAACAAGCAAGTGGCTGAAGTTACTGGTCGTAGCAAACGGGTGTTAAAAGATGAATCTGGACGTTTATTCGTTGATTCGCGTGGTTCCGGCGCTAACATTGCTGAAACTGCTGCATTCATGGCGGACGAGAAACAAATTCTCATCTTCTCTGATGCTGGTGGTACTGGTCGCAGTTACCATGCTGACCTCAACGCTGTGAATCGGCGGCGGCGATCGCACTACCTGCTTGAAGCCGGCTGGAGAGCAGACAATGCAATCCAGGGGTTGGGGCGATCGCACAGAACCAACCAAGCATCTGCGCCCGTGTTCAGACCAGTCACGACGAACGTTATAGGTGAACGCCGATTCATCAGCACTATTGCCCGAAGGCTGGATAGCTTGGGCGCTCTTACTCGTGGTCAACGCCAAACAGGTGGCAATGGGATCTTTGAGGCTAAGGATAATCTGGAGTCTAACTATGCAGAACACGCCCTGTATGAGTTATTCAGACAAATATACCAAGGTCGATTTTATGAAGTGCCTTTAGGAAAGTTCGAGCAAATGACGGGACTTAGCTTAACCTCTAACGAAGGCGGGATGAAAATCGACTTGCCCCCATTGCGGCAATTCCTCAATCGACTACTGGCTCTACGAATTGATATGCAAAACGTGATTTTCGAGAGGTTTGAATTACTCTTGAGCCAGCAGATTGAAGCAGCGATCGCGGCAGGGGTCTATGAGATGGGTGTAGAGACACTCCGGGCTGAACGTTTTACCATCGAAAGCCAGGAAGCAGTTTATACACACCCTGCCACAGGTAGCGTCACCAACTACCTCAAAATTGAGCGAGTTCAGAAGAACAACATCAAAACGGATATTGAGATGGTTGAGTTTGCTGCCAAGTACCAAGGGCAATTCATGGTGAATGAGAAAGGTCGTGCGGCGATAACAATTCCAACTCACAGTCTATTCGACTCTGAGGGTGGAATTGTCCCAAGAGTTTTGCTGATTCGCCCACAGAAAGAAACTCGCCTACCAATCCAAGACTTGGAATCTTCCACATGGGGGCAAGTTTCTATTGATGCGTTTACTGCTGCATGGTCTACAGAAGTAGACGAATTACCCAAGTTCACAACCGATTACCTGCATTTGGTAACTGGTATTCTCCTACCCATCTGGAAAATCCTACCACAGCAGAATAGTCGAGTATTCCGCTTGCAAACCAGCGATGGACAAAAGATTCTCGGTCGGGTGGTGAATGCTAATGATATTAAGTCGGTGGCTGAACAACTCGGACTGAAGGATAAGCTGTTAAGCCCACAGGAGTTAGTCTCTTTAGTGCTAAACGAAGGCTATTCCCAGCAGTTACCGGGTGGCGTAACCTTGCGACGTTCTTTCATTGCTGGTGAACCTCGCATAGAACTGGTTAATGCTATCTCACTGGCAGAGCGACTCTTAGCTGTGGGTTGCTTCACCGAGATCATCAACTGGCAAAAGCGGGTATTCATTCCGGTTTCAGACAAAGCACCAGCTATTCTCGCGGCTGTGATTGAAATCTTGGGATAA